A single genomic interval of Nitrosomonadales bacterium harbors:
- a CDS encoding symmetrical bis(5'-nucleosyl)-tetraphosphatase, with translation MAIYAVGDIQGCYEEFRQLLEQMRFDSAQDTLWLVGDLVNRGPGSLEVLRLVKSFGDSAVTVLGNHDLHLLAVAEGAAELHRSDTLDEVLGAPDRGELLHWLRSQRLFHAQDGYVLVHAGLLPQWSVKQAGKLAREVEKTLRGDDYATFLARMYGNSPHGWSDDLGGYKRLRVIVNAFTRMRICTPQGEMEFKFKGEVENIPEGYLPWFDVPDRASRKAAVIFGHWSALGLKMTHNVIALDSGCLWGGPMTAIRLDDRRLFQVACNNPVTKHW, from the coding sequence ACGAGGAATTCCGGCAATTGCTGGAGCAGATGCGTTTCGATTCAGCGCAGGATACGCTGTGGCTGGTCGGCGACCTGGTGAATCGCGGGCCGGGCTCGTTGGAGGTGCTGCGGTTGGTCAAGTCGTTCGGCGACAGCGCCGTCACCGTGCTCGGCAACCACGACCTGCACCTGCTGGCAGTCGCCGAAGGCGCGGCCGAGCTGCATCGCAGCGACACGCTGGACGAGGTGCTGGGTGCCCCGGATCGCGGCGAGTTGCTGCACTGGCTGCGCAGCCAGCGCCTGTTCCATGCGCAGGACGGTTATGTGCTGGTGCATGCCGGTCTGCTGCCGCAATGGAGCGTCAAGCAGGCCGGCAAGCTGGCCCGCGAGGTGGAAAAGACATTGCGCGGCGACGATTACGCCACCTTTCTGGCGCGCATGTACGGCAACAGTCCGCATGGCTGGAGCGATGATCTGGGCGGATACAAGCGGCTGCGCGTCATCGTCAACGCCTTCACGCGCATGCGTATCTGCACGCCGCAGGGCGAAATGGAATTCAAGTTCAAGGGCGAAGTGGAGAACATTCCGGAAGGGTATCTGCCGTGGTTCGACGTGCCCGACCGGGCCAGCCGCAAGGCCGCCGTGATCTTCGGCCACTGGTCGGCTCTGGGATTGAAGATGACGCACAATGTCATCGCGCTGGATAGCGGATGCCTGTGGGGCGGCCCGATGACGGCGATCCGTCTGGACGACCGCCGGTTGTTCCAGGTGGCCTGCAACAATCCGGTGACGAAGCACTGGTAA